A genomic window from Pseudomonas cavernicola includes:
- the lpxH gene encoding UDP-2,3-diacylglucosamine diphosphatase, with protein MNLLISDLHLEEQRPDITRAFLHFLAGRARTADALYILGDFFEAWIGDDAMSPFQRSIAQALRDLSGHGVRIYLMHGNRDFMLGQGFCRLAGCTLLNDPCLVELNGERVLLMHGDSLCTQDAAYMRLRRILRNPLTLWMLRHLPLTTRHKLARKLRKESRAQTQMKASEITDVNPEEVPSVMAAHGVRTLIHGHTHRPATHQLHVDGEPARRIVLGDWDKQGWALQVDEHGFQQAPFALTQD; from the coding sequence ATCAACCTACTGATCTCTGATCTGCACCTTGAAGAACAACGCCCGGATATTACCCGGGCGTTTCTGCATTTCCTCGCCGGTCGTGCCCGCACGGCTGACGCGTTGTACATCCTCGGTGACTTTTTTGAAGCCTGGATCGGCGACGATGCCATGAGCCCCTTCCAGCGCTCGATCGCTCAAGCCCTACGCGACTTGAGCGGCCACGGCGTGCGTATTTACCTGATGCACGGCAACCGTGACTTCATGCTCGGTCAAGGCTTCTGCCGCCTGGCCGGCTGCACGCTGCTGAACGACCCGTGCCTGGTCGAGTTGAACGGCGAACGCGTACTGTTGATGCATGGCGATAGCCTCTGCACCCAAGACGCAGCCTACATGCGCCTGCGCCGCATTTTGCGCAACCCGCTAACCCTCTGGATGTTGCGCCATCTGCCACTGACCACCCGTCACAAGCTGGCACGTAAACTGCGCAAAGAAAGCCGTGCCCAGACCCAGATGAAAGCCAGCGAAATCACTGACGTCAACCCGGAAGAAGTCCCCAGCGTAATGGCGGCACATGGTGTCCGCACGCTGATTCACGGCCATACCCATCGCCCCGCCACCCATCAGTTGCATGTCGACGGTGAACCCGCCCGGCGCATCGTCCTGGGTGACTGGGATAAACAAGGCTGGGCACTCCAGGTCGATGAGCACGGTTTTCAGCAAGCACCTTTCGCCCTGACACAAGACTGA
- a CDS encoding tRNA-(ms[2]io[6]A)-hydroxylase, translating into MNFPEIHEFLGCHTPTSWVEAALVDQETMLIDHKNCEFKAASTALSLIAKYNTHVDLINLMSRLAREELVHHEQVLRLMKRRKIELRAVSAGRYASGLRAVVRNHEPVKLVDTLVVGAFIEARSCERFEALVPHLDDELGRFYFGLLKSEARHFQGYLKLAYQYGDEKDVNRVIEKVRAVEQELIEAPDTEFRFHSGVPAV; encoded by the coding sequence ATGAATTTTCCAGAAATCCACGAGTTCCTAGGCTGCCATACACCTACTAGCTGGGTTGAAGCTGCATTGGTTGATCAGGAAACCATGCTGATTGACCACAAAAACTGTGAGTTCAAGGCTGCAAGCACTGCCCTTAGCCTGATAGCCAAATACAACACTCACGTAGATTTGATCAACCTCATGTCCCGATTGGCTCGTGAAGAGCTTGTTCACCATGAGCAAGTACTGCGGCTGATGAAACGGCGGAAGATTGAGCTAAGAGCTGTTTCGGCTGGTCGCTATGCGTCTGGCCTGAGAGCTGTTGTCCGTAACCATGAGCCGGTAAAGCTGGTTGATACACTGGTTGTTGGAGCTTTCATCGAGGCGCGTTCCTGTGAGCGTTTCGAGGCTCTGGTACCCCATCTAGACGATGAGTTGGGCAGGTTCTATTTCGGGTTACTGAAAAGTGAAGCGCGTCATTTCCAAGGCTACCTCAAGCTCGCGTACCAGTACGGTGATGAGAAGGACGTAAACCGTGTGATTGAGAAGGTGAGGGCGGTTGAGCAAGAGTTGATCGAAGCTCCTGACACTGAGTTTCGCTTTCACAGTGGTGTGCCCGCTGTCTGA
- a CDS encoding glutamine--tRNA ligase/YqeY domain fusion protein, protein MSKPTLDPTLDAAVDPKTGPAVPANFLRQIVQADLDAGKHTKIVTRFPPEPNGYLHIGHAKSICVNFGLAEEFGGVCNLRFDDTNPAKEDQEYIDAIESDVRWLGFQWAGEVRYASQYFDQLHEWAVELIKAGKAYVCDLSPDQAREYRGNLTEPGKNSPFRERSIEENLDLFARMKAGEFEDGARVLRAKIDMASPNMNLRDPILYRIRHAHHHQTGDKWCIYPNYDFTHGQSDAIEGITHSICTLEFEGHRPLYEWFLDNLPVPNNPRQYEFSRLNLSYTVTSKRKLKQLVDEKHVNGWDDPRMSTLSGFRRRGYTAASIRNFCEMIGTNRSDGIVDVAMLEFSIRDDLDHSAPRAMCVLRPLKVVISNYPEGQVESLELPRHPKNDMGVRTLPFSREIYIDRDDFMEAPPKGYKRLEPAGEVRLRGSYVIRADEAIKDADGNIVELRCSYDPETLGKNPEGRKVKGVIHWVPAAESVECEVRLYDRLFRSPSPEKAEEGASFLENINPDSLQVLTGCRAEPSLGQAQPEDRFQFEREGYFCADLKDTKPGKPVFNRTVTLRDSWG, encoded by the coding sequence ATGAGCAAGCCCACTCTCGACCCCACTCTCGATGCCGCTGTTGATCCCAAGACGGGCCCAGCTGTCCCTGCCAACTTTCTTCGTCAGATTGTTCAGGCGGACTTGGATGCTGGCAAGCATACAAAAATCGTCACGCGCTTCCCGCCGGAGCCGAATGGTTATTTGCACATCGGCCACGCCAAGTCGATCTGCGTGAACTTCGGTCTGGCCGAAGAGTTTGGTGGTGTATGCAATCTGCGTTTCGATGACACCAACCCGGCCAAGGAAGACCAGGAGTACATCGATGCCATCGAAAGCGATGTGAGGTGGCTGGGCTTCCAGTGGGCCGGCGAGGTGCGCTATGCCTCGCAGTATTTCGATCAATTGCATGAGTGGGCTGTCGAACTGATCAAGGCTGGCAAGGCTTATGTGTGCGACTTGAGCCCAGATCAGGCGCGCGAATACCGCGGTAACCTGACTGAACCGGGTAAAAACAGTCCGTTCCGTGAGCGCAGCATCGAAGAAAATCTCGACTTGTTTGCGCGCATGAAGGCTGGCGAGTTCGAGGACGGCGCCCGTGTGCTGCGGGCGAAGATCGATATGGCGTCGCCGAACATGAACCTGCGCGACCCGATTCTTTATCGCATTCGTCACGCTCACCACCACCAGACCGGTGACAAGTGGTGCATCTATCCAAACTACGACTTCACCCATGGGCAGTCCGATGCGATCGAAGGCATTACCCATTCGATCTGCACCCTGGAGTTCGAAGGTCACCGCCCGCTCTACGAGTGGTTCCTCGATAACCTGCCGGTACCGAATAATCCGCGCCAATACGAATTCTCCCGGCTCAACCTGAGCTACACCGTCACCAGCAAGCGCAAGCTCAAGCAGTTGGTTGACGAAAAACACGTCAATGGCTGGGATGACCCGCGCATGTCGACGTTGTCGGGCTTCCGTCGGCGCGGCTATACCGCCGCGTCGATCCGTAACTTCTGCGAGATGATTGGGACCAACCGTTCCGATGGCATCGTCGATGTCGCCATGCTCGAATTCAGCATTCGCGACGACCTCGACCACAGTGCTCCGCGTGCCATGTGTGTGCTGCGTCCGCTGAAAGTGGTGATCAGCAATTACCCGGAAGGCCAGGTCGAGAGCCTTGAGCTGCCGCGTCATCCAAAAAACGACATGGGCGTGCGCACACTGCCGTTCTCGCGGGAAATCTACATCGACCGCGACGACTTCATGGAGGCGCCGCCGAAGGGCTACAAGCGCCTGGAACCGGCCGGTGAGGTGCGTTTGCGTGGCAGTTATGTGATCCGCGCCGATGAAGCGATCAAGGACGCCGATGGCAATATCGTCGAGCTGCGCTGCTCCTATGATCCAGAAACCCTCGGCAAGAACCCGGAAGGGCGCAAGGTCAAAGGTGTGATTCACTGGGTTCCGGCGGCAGAAAGCGTCGAGTGCGAGGTGCGTCTGTATGACCGCCTGTTCCGCTCGCCAAGCCCGGAGAAGGCGGAGGAGGGTGCCAGCTTCCTGGAGAACATCAACCCGGACTCCCTGCAGGTGCTCACTGGCTGTCGTGCCGAACCCTCGCTCGGTCAGGCCCAGCCAGAGGATCGTTTCCAGTTCGAGCGCGAAGGCTACTTCTGCGCAGACCTGAAGGACACGAAGCCCGG
- a CDS encoding peptidylprolyl isomerase, with the protein MIKLHTNHGVITLNLFADKAPETVANFEEYVKAGHYDNTIFHRVISNFMIQGGGFEPGMKQKATRATIKNEANNGVSNKIGTVAMARTMEPHSASAQFFINVADNNFLDHSAPTVQGWGYTVFGEVVEGMDVVNKIKSVATTMKSGHQDVPVDDVIIERAEIVAE; encoded by the coding sequence ATGATCAAGCTGCATACCAATCACGGCGTCATCACCCTGAACCTCTTCGCTGACAAGGCCCCGGAGACCGTGGCCAACTTCGAGGAGTACGTTAAGGCTGGTCATTACGACAACACCATTTTTCACCGCGTAATCAGCAACTTCATGATCCAAGGCGGCGGTTTCGAGCCAGGCATGAAGCAGAAAGCGACTCGCGCAACGATCAAGAACGAAGCCAACAACGGTGTTTCCAACAAAATCGGCACCGTCGCCATGGCTCGCACCATGGAACCGCATTCGGCTTCCGCGCAATTCTTCATCAACGTTGCCGACAACAACTTCCTCGACCACAGCGCACCGACCGTTCAAGGCTGGGGCTACACCGTGTTTGGTGAAGTGGTAGAAGGCATGGATGTGGTGAACAAGATCAAATCCGTCGCCACCACCATGAAGTCCGGCCACCAGGACGTTCCGGTCGATGACGTGATCATCGAGCGCGCAGAGATCGTTGCCGAGTAA